The Cannabis sativa cultivar Pink pepper isolate KNU-18-1 chromosome 8, ASM2916894v1, whole genome shotgun sequence genomic interval aaatatatctaattaattttgttaaacaataaaataagtaaataaattaaataatataactaataaATTTGTTGTAAAGTatgattgattaattaaattagtaaaCAACTCGCGATTCGttgtgaatttttttaaaaaaattaaattcaaattacattttttatttaattataattaagcaataaattgtatcaaattttaatttttattaatttttcataaCCGCGCCTCTCCcagttataataataataaatcaaaaAGAATGATTTataacttttgttttttattactTAGGTTCCTTATCCTTATTATAAATGTTTATTAGTgttgaataaataatatatatacatatatcttatagatttggattataattatttttcagtaattatatatatataatgttattgatatttattataactactaatatgtaaatatatatttttttaaaaaaaatatataaatatgtatttaaaaTGGGGATGACTCACTCATCGATTTTAACATATATCTATCtacaaatttcttttatttgaaataacttttttttttaaaaaaaaatcgttacATGGGGATGACTCTAAAAGAAAAATTGTTAAAAtggtttttttctaaataaataaataactcataaaaaaatcaacttttcttagaatttttttaaaccaTATTGTATTTGTTTGTGATGTTGATCTACTTTTAAGATTAACTGGTTAATATATGCATGTAACTTTTGACTTCTTGATGATTAgtatattatttgaaaattgtatCACCCGAAAAAAAATAACCCAATATAAAATATGAAactcataattaaattattcaaAAGCATAATCAAGAACAATATAATACCTGCCATTGGCTAAGCTCGagtaatttgaaaatttaaatatatttatcaatAAGTAGAATATatttttgcattttatttagTATTATCAATGGTTGgtagaaaaattaattataaatttaaaatttggtcGCTCTAACTCtttaattattctatatatTTAAAGAACATCTAGTCTACATAATTTATTCTATATGTGTTCATCGAGTAGTAGAGGGCCTAGAGGCCACTTTCATATTTCAACTTATGGAATGTATTATGTCTTTTACGAGTACTACTATTTTAGTCATCACCATCCTTAAAGCCAAAGTTACTTTGatctttgttttcaaaaaacttTCCGCTTAGTAAGAACTTCAAAAATCTCCTTCTCACTTCTCCATACCACGCCACAGGATCTTCATCTTTCCTACTCTTAAGCCGACACAATTGAGCTTTACATTCCATAATTTTATTCTCGGTAAATGTTGATGGAGCAATCTTTGATAGTGAAAGGAAGTTTGGGGCAGCTGGTGTGGCTCGTGATCACAACGACCGATTTATTGAGGGTTTACTGCCTCATTTGTTGGTCGTGTTGATTCGGCTATGGTTGAGGTCGTGGGGGTTGAGGAGGTTTTGAGTtggataaaagaaaaatattgggaGCAATAAGTACAAGTTGAAACTGACTCTTTGGTTGTCGTTCAGGCAGTCCAAGGCTCTTTGAATATCCCATCTTCTTTTGGTCAACATGTAGTTGCTTGTCGATCTTTGTTGGCCTCTTTACCCTTAGTCAAgttatattttgttaaacgtTCTTCAAACAAAATTGTGTAATGTATTGCTCGTAGCTCTTGTTTATATTCAGATTGTATTTTCAGTGAAAGTAATACCCCTGCTAAACTTTTAAAGCTTTAGAAAAGTTAccatttttcttagaaaaaactagtctttaaaaaaaaataaagactttatttattatctgttttttaCTTTGATAACATATTTGAATTAATGGTGTTGCAGGTAATAACACGACAATAAGAAAACGTTACACACACTTAGATGAAGAGTATTTGAAGCAAAACCCAAACATGTGTGAGTACATGGCACCATCCCTAAATGCACGTCAATCCATGTTGGTCACAGAGGTTCCCAAGCTTGGAAAAGAAGCTGCCATGAAGGCCATCAAAGAATGGGGACAACCCAACAAATCTAAGATCACACATCTAATCTTTTGCACCATGTCCGGTATCGATATGCCCGGTGCCGACTACCATTGCGCAAAGCTTCTCGAACTCGAACCAACCGTAAAGCGTGTGATGTTGTATCAACACGGTTGTCACGGCGGCGGAACCGTTCTACGCCTCGCAAAGGATTTAGCAGAGAATAACAAAGGTGCTCGAGTTCTCGCTGTGTGTTCTGATATCATGGCTTTCATGTTTCGTGGGCCTACTAAGTCTCATTTAGCTTCCATGgtgggacaagctttgtttGGAGATGGAGCTTCAGCAGTTATTGTTGGTGCTGAACCCAATGAGTCAATGGGGGAAAGACCCATATTTGAGTTAGTATCAGCTGCGCAAACGATCTTGCCAAACTCAGACAAAGCCATCATTGGAAATGTTAGGGAAATGGGGTTGACATTTGACTTACGTAAAGATGttcatttgttgatttctaacAACATTGAGAAGAGTTTGATGGAGGCATTCACTCCAATTGGGATTAGTGATTGGAACTCCTTATTTTGGATTACACATCCAGGTGGACCAACTATTCTGAATGCAGTGGAAGCTGAACTTGAGTTGAAGAAAGAGAAGTTGGAAATTTCACGTTATGTGCTAAGTGAGTATGGAAACATGTCAAGCTCATGTGTGTTTTTTATAATGGATGAATTGAGAAAGAGATCGTTGAAGGAAGGGAAATCCACCACTGGGGATGGGTTTGAGTGGGGTGTTCTTTTTGGGTTTGGCCCTGGCTTGACTGTGGAGACACTAGTCTTAC includes:
- the LOC115699292 gene encoding phloroisovalerophenone synthase, whose amino-acid sequence is MASITVDQIRKSQRADTPAAILAIGTANPANFVTQANYPDYYFNVTKSQHMTNLKNKFQHICNNTTIRKRYTHLDEEYLKQNPNMCEYMAPSLNARQSMLVTEVPKLGKEAAMKAIKEWGQPNKSKITHLIFCTMSGIDMPGADYHCAKLLELEPTVKRVMLYQHGCHGGGTVLRLAKDLAENNKGARVLAVCSDIMAFMFRGPTKSHLASMVGQALFGDGASAVIVGAEPNESMGERPIFELVSAAQTILPNSDKAIIGNVREMGLTFDLRKDVHLLISNNIEKSLMEAFTPIGISDWNSLFWITHPGGPTILNAVEAELELKKEKLEISRYVLSEYGNMSSSCVFFIMDELRKRSLKEGKSTTGDGFEWGVLFGFGPGLTVETLVLHSVAIKN